A genomic window from Pirellulales bacterium includes:
- a CDS encoding argininosuccinate synthase, whose amino-acid sequence MPSCVLAYSGGLDTSVILGWLQEEGYDVHCVYVDLGQPCEDRQAVLEKAHACGAKSARIVDAREELCRDFAFPVLQWQAKYEGIYLLGTSIARPLISKVCLAVAREVGADAYAHGATGKGNDQCRFQLAAEALDPTVKVIAPWRIEKYRQRFPGRTEMIAFCEQKKIPVKASIAKPYSSDENCLHISYEAGRLEDLTVNGVELVDFGMTVSPRQAPDKTEAVTISFEAGIPVAVNGKKLGAFEIVSELNDIGGRNGIGRIDMVENRFVGMKSRGVYESPGMTLLYSGHRVVEQLTLDRDLMHLRDRLAPEVAEMVYYGFWYHAKFDALLAFIRQAQKPVTGEVTLSLYKGNIDVASRSSSRSLYDEGIASMEGGGSYNQTDAEGFLRIQGLPLRVQGRVNPRG is encoded by the coding sequence ATGCCAAGTTGCGTGCTCGCGTATTCCGGGGGACTCGATACTTCCGTGATCCTGGGGTGGCTGCAGGAAGAGGGGTACGACGTCCATTGCGTGTACGTCGATCTGGGGCAACCTTGCGAAGATCGCCAGGCGGTCCTGGAGAAAGCCCACGCGTGCGGCGCTAAATCGGCGCGGATCGTGGACGCTCGCGAGGAGTTGTGCCGCGACTTCGCGTTCCCCGTTTTGCAATGGCAAGCAAAGTACGAGGGGATTTACCTGCTGGGAACGTCCATCGCACGGCCGCTGATCTCGAAGGTTTGCCTGGCCGTGGCTCGCGAAGTTGGCGCTGATGCCTACGCACATGGTGCAACGGGCAAGGGGAACGATCAGTGCCGGTTTCAACTGGCTGCCGAGGCGCTCGATCCGACGGTGAAAGTGATCGCACCCTGGCGGATCGAAAAGTACCGGCAACGTTTTCCGGGCCGCACCGAGATGATCGCGTTTTGCGAGCAGAAGAAAATTCCGGTCAAGGCCTCGATCGCCAAACCATATAGCTCGGACGAGAACTGCCTGCACATCAGCTACGAGGCAGGTCGACTCGAGGATCTGACCGTCAATGGCGTGGAATTGGTTGACTTCGGCATGACGGTTTCTCCGCGCCAGGCGCCCGATAAGACCGAGGCGGTGACAATCAGCTTCGAAGCAGGCATACCGGTCGCGGTGAACGGCAAAAAGCTTGGCGCGTTCGAAATCGTGTCGGAATTGAATGACATCGGCGGCCGCAACGGCATCGGCCGGATCGACATGGTCGAAAATCGCTTTGTAGGCATGAAAAGCCGCGGCGTTTACGAATCGCCGGGCATGACGCTGCTCTACTCCGGACATCGCGTCGTGGAGCAATTAACGCTGGATCGGGACCTGATGCACCTGCGCGATCGGCTGGCCCCGGAAGTCGCCGAGATGGTGTATTACGGCTTTTGGTATCACGCCAAGTTCGACGCGTTGTTGGCGTTTATCCGGCAGGCACAGAAGCCGGTGACGGGCGAGGTGACTCTGAGCCTATACAAGGGCAACATCGATGTTGCCAGCCGGTCAAGTTCGCGAAGTCTGTACGACGAAGGGATCGCCAGCATGGAAGGGGGCGGATCCTACAATCAGACCGACGCCGAAGGATTCCTGCGCATCCAGGGCCTGCCGCTGCGCGTGCAGGGTCGCGTCAATCCTCGCGGCTAG
- a CDS encoding mandelate racemase/muconate lactonizing enzyme family protein, translated as MSKSTDIRLLEIGSSTEKFAYRTPIKFGGRVVTDAVVLDITVDVETRDGRRTQGVGSMSLGNAWAWPSSAVSGEDTLRAVMRMAELLMEDARHYREPGHPLEITHDLSARHAPIATQVKTELALAEAMPRLPQLLAASPLEAAIHDAYGKVLGRNSYDLLGPEFVNRDLATYLTPEFKGEYLDRYTLRAPKPRMPLYHLVGALDPLTNADITQRINDGLPETLPEWIRQDGLTHLKLKLNGDDLAWDVNRVVAIERVAAAAQQGRGCAEWCYSLDFNERCANVEYVLDFLAQVAERSPAALARVQYIEQPTHRDLKAHPDNRMHAAAKIKPVVIDESLVDLESLLLSRDLGYSGVALKACKGHSEALLMGAAAQKFGMFLCVQDLTCPGRSFLHSATLSARLPTIAAIEGNARQYCPAGNRGWEVRFPGMFRISNGSLDTASLNGPGLGF; from the coding sequence ATGTCGAAATCCACCGATATTCGCCTGCTGGAAATCGGCAGCAGTACCGAAAAATTCGCCTATCGCACGCCGATTAAATTCGGCGGTCGCGTCGTGACCGATGCGGTCGTGCTTGACATCACGGTCGACGTCGAGACTCGTGATGGGCGTCGAACCCAGGGCGTCGGCTCGATGTCGCTCGGCAACGCCTGGGCCTGGCCCAGCAGCGCCGTCAGCGGCGAGGACACGCTGCGCGCCGTTATGCGGATGGCCGAGCTACTGATGGAGGATGCCCGGCACTACCGCGAACCGGGACATCCGCTGGAAATTACTCACGATTTATCGGCGCGTCACGCACCGATCGCCACCCAGGTCAAAACCGAACTGGCTCTGGCCGAAGCGATGCCCCGCCTGCCACAGCTACTGGCCGCCAGCCCGCTCGAGGCCGCGATCCATGATGCCTACGGCAAGGTATTGGGCCGCAATTCGTACGATCTGCTCGGGCCGGAGTTCGTCAACCGCGATCTGGCAACGTATTTGACGCCGGAGTTCAAAGGCGAATACCTGGACCGTTATACGCTGCGCGCGCCAAAGCCGCGGATGCCGCTGTATCACCTGGTCGGCGCTCTCGATCCTTTAACGAATGCTGACATAACGCAGCGCATTAACGACGGGCTGCCCGAGACGCTCCCCGAATGGATTCGCCAGGACGGCCTGACACATTTGAAACTGAAACTTAACGGCGACGACCTCGCTTGGGACGTTAACCGCGTCGTGGCCATCGAGCGTGTCGCGGCCGCGGCGCAGCAAGGCCGTGGCTGCGCGGAGTGGTGCTATTCGCTCGATTTCAACGAGCGCTGTGCCAACGTCGAGTACGTGCTGGATTTCCTGGCCCAGGTCGCTGAGCGCTCACCGGCCGCCCTGGCGCGCGTGCAGTACATAGAGCAACCGACGCATCGCGACCTGAAGGCGCATCCTGACAATCGCATGCATGCGGCGGCCAAGATCAAGCCCGTCGTGATCGACGAATCTTTGGTCGACCTGGAAAGCTTGCTCCTCTCGCGCGATCTGGGATATTCCGGTGTGGCGTTGAAAGCGTGCAAGGGGCATAGCGAAGCGCTGCTCATGGGCGCAGCGGCGCAAAAGTTCGGCATGTTCCTGTGCGTTCAGGACCTGACCTGCCCGGGCCGGTCATTTCTACATTCGGCCACCCTCTCGGCGCGGCTGCCGACCATCGCGGCGATCGAGGGAAATGCTCGGCAATACTGCCCGGCAGGCAATCGCGGCTGGGAAGTCCGTTTCCCTGGCATGTTCCGAATCTCCAATGGCTCTCTCGACACGGCCTCACTCAACGGCCCGGGCCTCGGCTTTTGA
- a CDS encoding BON domain-containing protein codes for MQSSGVNLSELSDRDLERRIATSLADRQMPGLRQVKVAANNGTVTLRGRVRSFYEKQLCQNVCRVAGVVQIVDAVVVA; via the coding sequence ATGCAATCGTCCGGGGTAAACCTGAGTGAGTTAAGCGACAGGGACTTAGAGCGACGGATCGCAACATCTCTGGCTGATCGTCAAATGCCAGGACTGCGTCAGGTGAAAGTTGCCGCCAATAATGGCACGGTAACACTTCGCGGACGCGTCCGCAGTTTTTACGAAAAGCAACTTTGTCAAAACGTTTGCCGTGTGGCCGGCGTTGTGCAAATCGTCGATGCCGTGGTCGTCGCCTAG
- a CDS encoding M12 family metallo-peptidase → MRFRVRVILVLSIASTLWLGLNDDRAAADVVILSNRSPAPVKFAAVCGQAKGKAYELAAGDLMRLNCRPTDRIRLAYMNEGRRKDFTLSPNSIYFFHRAKDSERLQLEQIALGEHDQADATAPPKASFGKTDRSPTETDDRPRMATVKVKILVDDDEKGVRSVWEERLRKRIDDASKIFEKYAGIKLEVVACDTWVTDNKIQDFDAQLREFEANVNPDPADLAIGFASQFSAVTGRTHLGGTRGPLAKHIMLREWSKQVSEPERLELLVHELGHHFGAAHSPEPTSVMRPILADRKALAKRFMITFDPVNALAMNLVASEIRDHQIERIYQVSPHTRDTLVSIYLTLGKALAQDPAANSYLAMLGEAPPTATRTSHSTSKTYVEGAQRVRDAIVNVADRNRRLPRTAPAEGGMVRVAGDALTEKYVRTAAYSAMQLPVAQRTKAFTLGLAVALGDTDLFLSNSLTRDLLASLETPEQRERRLEVIGAPTLLGRNDLARHYFFSAAMTALSSAPIAESAGLLKEMRDSQGESGFSFADLAADLAGIALGNFLKESESRLAQVARSYSVTEFMPPIDGLREGLDHARFLELFGSTSDPRFKEELDAVRTRVKQLPIYSATAATAEPPKKSADRR, encoded by the coding sequence GTGCGATTCCGCGTACGAGTCATCTTGGTGTTGAGCATCGCCTCGACGCTCTGGCTTGGACTAAACGACGACCGCGCCGCGGCCGACGTCGTGATCCTGTCGAATCGCTCGCCGGCCCCGGTGAAGTTCGCGGCCGTTTGTGGGCAGGCGAAAGGTAAAGCCTACGAGCTGGCCGCCGGCGACCTAATGCGCCTGAACTGCCGTCCCACGGATCGCATTCGGCTCGCCTACATGAACGAAGGAAGGCGTAAGGACTTCACGCTCTCTCCCAATTCGATCTATTTCTTTCATCGCGCCAAGGATAGCGAGCGGCTGCAATTGGAGCAGATCGCCTTAGGCGAGCACGACCAGGCGGACGCTACGGCCCCGCCCAAGGCGTCGTTCGGCAAAACCGATCGCTCCCCCACCGAGACCGACGACCGCCCGCGGATGGCCACGGTCAAAGTAAAGATTCTGGTCGACGACGACGAAAAGGGGGTCCGCTCCGTTTGGGAAGAACGTTTGCGGAAACGCATCGACGACGCTTCGAAGATCTTCGAGAAGTACGCCGGCATCAAGCTCGAAGTCGTGGCCTGTGATACCTGGGTCACCGACAACAAGATTCAGGATTTCGACGCGCAATTGCGCGAATTCGAAGCCAACGTAAACCCCGATCCGGCCGACCTCGCGATTGGGTTTGCCAGCCAATTCTCCGCGGTTACCGGCCGTACGCACCTGGGCGGAACGCGCGGACCTCTTGCGAAGCACATCATGCTTCGCGAATGGTCAAAGCAGGTCTCGGAACCGGAACGACTGGAGCTCCTGGTTCACGAGCTGGGGCACCACTTCGGCGCCGCGCACAGCCCCGAGCCGACGTCGGTCATGCGGCCGATCCTGGCCGATCGAAAGGCACTCGCGAAGCGGTTTATGATCACCTTCGATCCGGTCAATGCGTTGGCCATGAACCTGGTGGCGTCGGAAATCCGCGACCATCAAATCGAGCGAATCTACCAGGTCAGCCCGCATACCCGCGACACGTTGGTTTCGATCTATCTGACGCTCGGCAAAGCCTTAGCCCAGGATCCGGCCGCCAACAGTTACCTGGCCATGCTCGGCGAAGCGCCTCCGACCGCGACGCGCACCAGTCATTCGACGTCCAAGACCTACGTCGAAGGCGCCCAGCGCGTGCGCGACGCGATCGTCAACGTGGCCGATCGAAATCGTCGGCTGCCGCGCACGGCGCCTGCCGAGGGGGGGATGGTGCGGGTGGCCGGTGACGCACTGACGGAAAAATACGTGCGGACCGCGGCCTATTCCGCCATGCAATTGCCTGTCGCGCAGCGCACCAAGGCCTTTACGCTGGGGCTGGCGGTGGCGCTCGGCGACACGGATCTGTTTCTGTCGAACAGTCTGACTCGCGACCTGCTGGCCAGCCTCGAAACGCCGGAGCAGCGCGAGCGACGACTGGAAGTTATCGGCGCTCCGACGCTTCTGGGGCGCAACGACCTGGCGCGGCATTACTTCTTTTCAGCCGCGATGACCGCCCTTTCCAGCGCGCCGATCGCCGAGTCGGCCGGCCTGCTCAAGGAGATGCGCGACTCGCAGGGCGAAAGCGGCTTCAGCTTCGCCGATCTCGCCGCCGATCTGGCCGGCATTGCGCTGGGCAATTTCCTCAAAGAATCGGAAAGCCGATTGGCGCAAGTGGCGCGTAGTTATTCCGTCACCGAATTCATGCCCCCGATCGACGGCCTGCGCGAAGGGCTCGATCATGCCCGGTTCCTCGAGCTCTTTGGCTCGACATCCGATCCGCGCTTCAAGGAAGAATTAGACGCCGTGCGCACTCGGGTCAAGCAGTTGCCAATCTATTCGGCGACCGCGGCCACGGCCGAACCGCCGAAAAAATCGGCCGATCGTCGTTAA
- a CDS encoding amidohydrolase family protein — protein MAEAFAFEARRYDTGEPVRISISGARIESIEAVGQNPRLGGHTSEFGDLPWVAPGLVDIQINGYGGQEFSSLDLTPERVAGIVRQHFSFGVTRVCPTLTTQSFEVMRHGVAMIAASCERWHDVALAVAGIHLEGPYFSTEDGPRGAHPAEHCRRPDLAEFHSWQQASGGRVRLLTMSPEFDEAPDFIARVVAGGVVVAIGHTGATGTQIRAAVDAGARLSTHLGNGAHRMLRRHPNYLWDQLAEDRLYASLIVDGHHLPPEVVRTFVRAKTPARCLLVSDVSGLAGLPVGRYASSGCELEILPDGRLVIAGQDQLLAGASLPIGVGVANVMRFAGVDLPTAIAMASTTPAALLGMETPSLKAGELADLVLFDLPDDLRREASRLSPQASGKGNVTRDVDVGGGLIVLATILAGNVVHGTVDTASDR, from the coding sequence ATGGCAGAAGCGTTTGCCTTCGAAGCTCGTCGCTATGACACCGGTGAGCCGGTGCGCATCTCAATTTCCGGCGCGAGAATTGAGAGTATCGAGGCCGTTGGCCAGAACCCTCGACTCGGCGGCCACACATCCGAGTTCGGCGACTTGCCCTGGGTCGCGCCGGGGCTGGTGGACATTCAGATCAACGGTTACGGCGGACAGGAATTCAGTTCGCTCGATTTAACGCCCGAGCGTGTGGCCGGCATCGTGCGGCAACATTTCTCGTTTGGCGTGACACGCGTCTGTCCGACGTTGACGACGCAAAGCTTCGAGGTCATGCGGCACGGCGTGGCGATGATCGCCGCGAGTTGCGAGCGCTGGCACGACGTCGCGCTCGCCGTTGCGGGCATTCATCTCGAGGGCCCGTACTTTTCGACAGAGGATGGCCCCCGTGGCGCTCACCCGGCCGAGCATTGTCGTCGACCTGACCTGGCTGAGTTTCACTCCTGGCAGCAGGCATCCGGCGGTCGCGTCCGGCTGTTAACCATGTCGCCTGAGTTCGACGAGGCGCCTGATTTCATCGCACGAGTGGTCGCCGGCGGCGTCGTCGTGGCCATCGGTCACACGGGCGCGACGGGCACCCAGATTCGGGCGGCCGTCGACGCCGGCGCGAGATTGAGCACGCACTTGGGAAACGGCGCGCATCGGATGTTGCGCCGGCATCCGAATTACTTGTGGGATCAACTGGCCGAAGATCGTCTCTATGCCAGTCTGATCGTCGACGGTCATCACCTGCCCCCCGAGGTTGTGAGAACGTTCGTGCGCGCCAAGACGCCGGCCCGATGCCTGTTGGTCAGCGATGTGTCGGGGCTCGCGGGATTGCCCGTGGGACGTTACGCGAGTAGTGGTTGTGAGTTGGAAATCCTTCCCGACGGTCGGCTGGTTATCGCGGGACAGGATCAACTCCTGGCGGGAGCCAGTCTGCCGATCGGCGTGGGAGTCGCTAACGTCATGCGATTCGCCGGCGTGGATTTGCCGACCGCGATTGCGATGGCTTCGACGACTCCGGCTGCATTGCTGGGCATGGAGACGCCATCGCTGAAAGCCGGCGAGCTGGCCGACCTTGTTCTATTCGACCTGCCGGATGATCTGAGGCGCGAGGCCAGCCGGTTGTCACCGCAGGCTAGCGGCAAAGGAAATGTGACGCGGGACGTCGACGTGGGCGGGGGGCTGATCGTGCTCGCCACGATCCTTGCCGGAAATGTCGTTCACGGCACTGTCGATACGGCGAGCGACCGTTAA
- a CDS encoding cystathionine gamma-synthase: MSTVGDLISTVATWPAMVWNRAGVAPYPEETTPAVVGRTAFATRAIHAGQSPDPTTGAVMTPIYATSTYAQQSPGVHKGFDYGRSHNPTRFALERCLADLEDGKQGFAFASGLAAIATVLELLDHGSHVVVCDDIYGGTFRLFERVRRRSANLDFSFVDPTNLDAFRAALRPHTRMIWIESPSNPLLKLADLRTIANLARERGIISVADNTFATPFVQRPLSMGFDIVVHSVTKYLNGHSDVIGGAAIVGDNPALAERLGFLQNAVGAIAGPFDSFLALRGLKTLALRMERHCSNAQTIAEWLEARSDVKLVHYPGLPTHPQHELAQRQMHGFGGMISAVVAGGAPRAKRMLERCQIFTLAESLGGVESLIEHPALMTHATIPADKRAALGIDDGLVRLSVGVEDVRDLIADLENALS, from the coding sequence ATGAGCACCGTAGGTGATTTGATTTCGACCGTCGCGACCTGGCCCGCCATGGTGTGGAATCGCGCAGGCGTTGCGCCGTATCCCGAAGAGACTACACCGGCGGTCGTGGGGCGCACCGCATTCGCCACCCGCGCCATTCATGCCGGTCAATCTCCTGACCCGACCACCGGCGCCGTAATGACGCCGATCTACGCCACGAGCACCTACGCGCAACAATCTCCGGGCGTACACAAGGGATTCGACTACGGGCGGAGCCACAATCCGACGCGGTTTGCGTTGGAACGTTGTCTGGCCGATCTCGAGGATGGCAAGCAAGGGTTTGCCTTTGCCTCGGGACTGGCGGCGATTGCCACGGTTCTGGAATTGCTCGACCACGGCTCGCACGTCGTGGTGTGCGATGACATTTACGGCGGCACGTTTCGCTTGTTCGAGCGAGTACGACGCCGCTCGGCGAATTTGGATTTCTCGTTCGTTGATCCTACAAATCTCGATGCGTTTCGCGCGGCGCTTCGCCCGCACACGCGGATGATTTGGATCGAAAGCCCCTCGAATCCGCTGCTGAAGCTGGCCGACCTGCGCACGATCGCAAATCTGGCCCGCGAGCGCGGCATCATCAGTGTGGCCGACAATACCTTTGCAACGCCTTTCGTGCAGCGGCCGCTTTCGATGGGATTCGATATCGTCGTGCATTCGGTCACGAAGTATCTCAACGGCCACTCGGATGTGATCGGCGGCGCCGCGATCGTAGGAGATAACCCGGCGCTTGCTGAACGGCTCGGTTTCTTGCAGAACGCCGTTGGCGCGATCGCCGGGCCGTTCGATAGCTTTCTCGCGCTGCGGGGGCTGAAGACGCTGGCTCTGCGCATGGAACGGCATTGTTCGAATGCCCAGACCATTGCCGAGTGGCTTGAAGCGCGCTCGGATGTGAAGCTGGTGCATTACCCTGGCTTGCCGACACACCCACAGCACGAGCTGGCGCAGCGGCAAATGCACGGCTTTGGCGGCATGATCTCGGCCGTGGTCGCGGGAGGTGCGCCACGCGCGAAGAGAATGCTCGAACGCTGCCAGATCTTTACGCTGGCCGAAAGTCTGGGGGGCGTCGAGAGCCTGATCGAGCATCCGGCCTTGATGACGCATGCCACGATTCCGGCCGATAAGCGCGCGGCACTGGGGATCGACGATGGGCTGGTGCGTCTATCGGTTGGCGTCGAAGACGTACGCGATCTGATCGCGGATCTGGAAAACGCGCTTTCCTAG
- a CDS encoding cystathionine beta-synthase: MSIALAPVDVLNLIGNTPLVEVRTFDVGRCQLFIKLESHNPGGSIKDRIGRSMIEAAERAGLIGPGSTLVEATAGNTGLGLALVAARKAYRLVLVIPDKMSREKVFHLRALGAEVVMTRSDVGRGHPQYYQDLAERITRETPGAYYINQFNNPANPQAHETTTGPEIWDQTGHDLDAVVCGVGSGGTLTGLSRFFAEHAPHVEMVLADPTGSVLAEYIRTGFMGEAGSWVVEGIGEDFIPPIADLTRVRQAFTVTDLESLSTARALLRKEGILAGSSSGTLVAAAVRYCRQQSEPKRVVTFVCDSGNKYLSKMFNDFWLADHGFAKTQPLGDLRDVISRRFADGAVVSVSPDEPLAIAYQRMRMYDISQLPVIDQKQIVGILDESDLLLAASAEVDAFTHPCRARMTTQLETVSRQAALPELLVILNAGKVAIVVDGGEFHGLITRVDLLNYLRRERRAA; the protein is encoded by the coding sequence ATGAGCATCGCACTCGCTCCGGTCGACGTTTTGAATCTGATTGGCAACACGCCGTTGGTCGAGGTCCGCACGTTCGACGTGGGGCGTTGCCAGTTGTTCATTAAGCTCGAAAGCCACAACCCGGGCGGCTCGATCAAGGATCGCATCGGGCGCTCGATGATCGAAGCGGCTGAGCGGGCGGGCCTGATTGGACCGGGCTCGACCTTGGTCGAGGCGACGGCCGGCAATACCGGGTTGGGCCTGGCGCTGGTCGCGGCGCGGAAAGCGTACCGCCTGGTGCTGGTCATACCTGACAAGATGAGTCGCGAGAAGGTATTTCACTTGCGCGCCTTGGGGGCCGAAGTCGTCATGACGCGCAGCGACGTGGGACGCGGCCACCCGCAGTATTATCAAGACCTGGCCGAGCGGATCACGCGCGAAACACCGGGCGCGTACTACATCAATCAATTCAACAATCCGGCGAATCCGCAGGCGCACGAAACCACGACCGGGCCCGAGATCTGGGATCAGACCGGCCATGACTTGGATGCCGTGGTCTGCGGTGTCGGGTCGGGCGGAACATTGACCGGGCTGAGCCGGTTCTTCGCCGAACATGCGCCACACGTTGAAATGGTGTTGGCCGATCCAACCGGCTCGGTGTTGGCCGAATACATTCGCACCGGTTTCATGGGCGAGGCGGGTTCGTGGGTCGTGGAGGGCATCGGCGAGGACTTCATTCCGCCGATCGCCGACCTGACGCGCGTCCGCCAGGCCTTCACGGTCACCGACCTCGAAAGCCTGTCGACGGCTCGCGCCCTGTTGCGTAAAGAGGGAATTCTGGCCGGTTCCAGTTCCGGTACGCTCGTGGCCGCGGCAGTTCGATATTGCCGCCAGCAGAGCGAACCGAAACGCGTCGTGACGTTCGTCTGCGACTCGGGCAACAAGTATCTGTCGAAGATGTTCAACGACTTCTGGCTGGCCGATCACGGCTTTGCCAAGACGCAACCGCTGGGAGATCTGCGCGATGTGATCTCGCGCCGCTTCGCCGACGGCGCGGTGGTGAGCGTGTCGCCTGACGAGCCCTTGGCGATCGCTTATCAGCGCATGCGGATGTACGACATCTCGCAGTTGCCGGTCATCGATCAGAAGCAGATCGTCGGCATTCTCGACGAATCGGATCTGCTGCTGGCGGCCTCGGCCGAGGTCGACGCCTTTACCCATCCTTGTCGCGCGCGGATGACCACCCAGTTGGAGACCGTTTCTCGGCAGGCCGCGCTACCGGAATTGCTGGTGATACTGAATGCCGGCAAAGTCGCGATCGTGGTCGACGGGGGCGAGTTCCACGGCCTGATCACGCGGGTCGACTTATTGAACTATCTGCGCCGCGAACGCCGCGCCGCCTAA
- a CDS encoding non-canonical purine NTP pyrophosphatase has translation MRNLMAAPLVLGTHNRKKGLELAALVAPLGIEVRTLADYPQAIVVVEDGETFADNAHRKAVQQAVHLGAWVLGEDSGLVVDSLGGAPGVYSARYSGEGATDESNNARLLAELGTLPLERRAAHYVCWVVLADPTGTAIAEVDGECHGRILYEPRGSGGFGYDPLFEIPEYHHTFAELGTTVKGCLSHRARALRKLLPRLPELLNAQR, from the coding sequence ATGCGGAACTTGATGGCTGCGCCGCTGGTCTTAGGAACGCACAATCGCAAGAAGGGGCTGGAATTAGCCGCTTTGGTGGCCCCGCTGGGGATCGAAGTGCGCACACTGGCGGACTATCCGCAAGCGATCGTCGTGGTCGAGGATGGCGAAACCTTCGCGGACAACGCGCACCGTAAGGCAGTGCAGCAAGCCGTGCATCTGGGCGCTTGGGTGCTGGGCGAAGATAGCGGCTTGGTCGTCGATTCCCTCGGCGGCGCGCCCGGCGTTTACTCGGCCCGTTATTCAGGCGAAGGGGCCACGGACGAATCGAATAATGCACGCTTGTTGGCCGAGTTGGGGACGCTGCCGCTCGAACGTCGCGCGGCGCATTACGTTTGCTGGGTGGTCTTGGCCGATCCAACCGGGACAGCTATTGCCGAGGTCGACGGTGAGTGCCACGGTCGTATTTTGTACGAGCCGCGCGGTTCAGGAGGTTTCGGCTACGATCCGCTGTTCGAGATTCCCGAGTACCATCACACGTTCGCCGAACTGGGGACAACCGTGAAAGGATGTCTCAGCCATCGCGCGCGGGCTTTACGAAAATTATTGCCGCGCCTGCCGGAGCTGCTGAACGCTCAGCGTTGA
- a CDS encoding GrpB family protein, which yields MPAPIAVELQPYDPAWAENARDESARLAGALGSALLTVHHIGSTAIPGIRAKPILDLIPVIATVEALDEARGQIESLGYDWWGEYGLPGRRYCTWDDPRTGRRKMQLHGYVAGSAEIARHVAFRDFLRARPEIARAYDAEKERCQKLHPLDSHAYSDCKYDWIQRIQEEALRERS from the coding sequence ATGCCCGCCCCCATTGCTGTTGAATTACAGCCGTACGATCCGGCATGGGCGGAGAATGCTCGCGACGAATCGGCGCGGTTGGCCGGCGCGCTCGGCTCAGCGTTGCTCACCGTGCATCACATTGGCTCGACGGCTATTCCCGGTATCCGAGCCAAACCGATTCTCGATCTGATCCCGGTAATTGCCACGGTCGAAGCGCTCGATGAGGCGCGTGGCCAAATCGAATCGCTGGGGTACGACTGGTGGGGAGAATATGGTTTGCCGGGTCGGCGATATTGCACTTGGGACGATCCTCGAACAGGCCGCCGCAAAATGCAATTGCACGGCTACGTCGCCGGCTCGGCCGAGATTGCCAGGCACGTTGCCTTTCGAGATTTTCTCCGCGCTCGCCCAGAAATCGCCCGGGCATACGATGCGGAAAAAGAGCGCTGCCAAAAATTGCATCCCCTGGACTCGCACGCCTATAGCGATTGCAAATACGATTGGATTCAACGCATCCAGGAAGAGGCGTTGCGCGAACGATCGTGA